One part of the Candidatus Kouleothrix ribensis genome encodes these proteins:
- a CDS encoding magnesium protoporphyrin IX methyltransferase, translating into MTDLAHEHTERLLAYFDGQGFERWSAIYGEAEVSRIRRTIRQGHARMLALAEQWLVEATGSSRGLPERQPHVLDAGCGTGLLSVALARRGLRVSAVDLAPQMVGAAEQAVRAAGLAGHVDVRVSDVESLAGQYDAVACLDVLVHYPAPSFAQICRALAARSRGALVFTYAPREPLLAALHWLGGRFPTNHRRTAIQMIAPRFVLHTLAACGMHIRRSTRISQGFYHVTLVEAGPADRH; encoded by the coding sequence ATGACAGATCTAGCTCACGAGCATACCGAGCGCCTGCTGGCCTACTTCGATGGCCAGGGCTTCGAGCGCTGGAGCGCAATCTACGGCGAGGCCGAGGTTTCGCGCATCCGCCGCACTATTCGCCAGGGCCATGCGCGTATGCTGGCGCTGGCCGAGCAGTGGCTGGTGGAAGCAACCGGCAGTTCGCGCGGGCTGCCCGAGCGCCAGCCGCATGTGCTCGACGCCGGCTGCGGCACCGGGCTGCTGAGCGTGGCGCTGGCGCGGCGGGGCCTGCGCGTGTCGGCGGTCGATCTGGCGCCGCAGATGGTTGGCGCAGCCGAGCAGGCCGTACGCGCGGCCGGGCTGGCCGGCCATGTCGATGTGCGAGTGAGTGATGTCGAGAGCCTGGCCGGGCAGTACGACGCGGTGGCCTGCCTGGATGTGCTGGTTCACTACCCGGCCCCCAGCTTCGCGCAGATCTGCCGAGCGCTGGCGGCGCGCTCGCGTGGGGCGCTGGTGTTCACGTATGCGCCGCGCGAGCCGCTGCTGGCGGCGCTGCACTGGCTGGGCGGGCGCTTCCCGACTAACCACCGGCGCACGGCGATCCAGATGATCGCGCCGCGCTTCGTGCTGCATACACTCGCCGCGTGTGGCATGCACATCCGCCGTAGTACACGCATCAGCCAGGGCTTCTATCACGTCACGCTGGTCGAGGCCGGGCCGGCAGATCGCCACTGA
- the bchL gene encoding ferredoxin:protochlorophyllide reductase (ATP-dependent) iron-sulfur ATP-binding protein has protein sequence MSLTLAVYGKGGIGKSTTSANLSAAFALQGAKVLQIGCDPKHDSTFPLTGTLQNTVIDVLTEVDFHIEDVEIDDVVKHGFAGVDTLESGGPPAGSGCGGYVVGETVKLLNEFGLYNKYDVIVFDVLGDVVCGGFSAPLNYADFGVIIACNDFDSIFAANRLCLAIKQKSVRYKVRLAGIIANRVDYEFGGGIALLEEFAGTVGTEIIGKVPYHDLIRRSRLAGKTLFEMEGPDKDVCVQPFTEMADYLLHQPRSEVPAPLGDREIFNVIGGWK, from the coding sequence ATGAGTCTCACGCTCGCAGTCTATGGCAAGGGCGGCATCGGCAAAAGCACCACCAGCGCGAACCTGTCGGCGGCGTTTGCGCTCCAGGGCGCCAAGGTGCTGCAGATCGGCTGCGACCCCAAGCACGACAGCACCTTTCCGCTGACTGGCACACTCCAGAACACGGTGATCGACGTGCTGACCGAGGTCGACTTTCATATTGAGGATGTCGAGATCGACGACGTGGTCAAGCACGGCTTCGCCGGTGTCGATACGCTCGAGTCGGGTGGGCCGCCGGCCGGCAGCGGCTGCGGTGGCTACGTGGTGGGCGAAACGGTCAAGCTGCTGAATGAGTTCGGGCTGTACAACAAGTACGATGTGATCGTGTTCGATGTGCTGGGCGACGTAGTGTGCGGTGGCTTTTCGGCGCCGCTGAACTACGCCGACTTCGGCGTGATCATCGCCTGCAACGACTTCGACAGCATCTTTGCGGCCAACCGCCTGTGCCTGGCGATCAAGCAGAAGAGCGTGCGCTACAAGGTGCGCCTGGCCGGGATCATCGCGAACCGCGTCGACTACGAGTTTGGCGGCGGCATCGCGCTGCTCGAAGAGTTTGCCGGCACCGTCGGCACCGAGATCATCGGCAAGGTGCCCTACCACGATCTGATCCGGCGCTCGCGGCTGGCCGGCAAGACGCTGTTCGAGATGGAAGGGCCCGACAAGGATGTGTGCGTGCAGCCGTTCACCGAGATGGCCGACTATCTGCTGCACCAGCCGCGCTCGGAGGTACCCGCGCCGTTGGGCGACCGCGAGATCTTCAATGTGATCGGCGGCTGGAAGTAA
- a CDS encoding magnesium chelatase subunit H, which translates to MRFIFITMDGNHAAALRAAAVQLQNQHGIALDLGLYDATKLRSPADWARLAADAAGADFVYGAMLFGEEHVRPLQQLLAGLACPVCVITSNPALIRTTRLGKFDLRKRADDQAARESPLLAWARKFRPKGGHGEGQRQLALLRNLGKVLKHIPGKSRDLHSYIAVHQYWMHCSPENLRRMLCMLIERYVPGYHGRLPITDPIEYPEVALLHPDAPAPFADLASYEKWCAERRSHSERAARRSRTGDSAAAGLAVTGTVGLLSLRTVALSGNTAHLNALFRALEARGLEVRMAYSAGLDFRPAIDRFFKAKNQEPKTKNLLAQRGAGFSAAGSADVDVLLNGAGFSLIGGMAESRPDEARAALEALDVGYLDMIPLAFQRVEEWQRDDTGLTPIQVAMNIALPELDAAAEPLVYGGPSEGHDTFVALHDQIDRAAERVARRVALRRKPNAEKRIAVVLFNFPPTLGNVGTAAYLDVFAGLHQLMRRLKDEGYDVAVPASIDDLRSQIVDGNTQLYGTDGNVAAQLPLAEYTRLFPHYAEIEPFWGRAPGELLNDGQSFHILGARFGKLFVGIQPSFGYERDPMRLLMAKDAAPHHGFAAFYTWIDRVFGADAVLHFGTHGALEFMPGKQVGMSSRCWPARLLGGLPNFYYYSVNNPSEATIAKRRGAATLVSYMVPPLQQAGLYKGLRLLKDSIDSYRQRPSAELLDDIRLQAEKLGLQPASNGGPLAPAAQPASASPWAGDAYIAALGHELILLEQRMIPLGLHVLGQTPGAAELADVLALVAAFYRPALGGAATPAPLPQLAARALGWDYEAIRAELKTSPAAQQRWERIDTIVKTSMRLLVEAYLPHAASGRAPDLQATIYAQAEAYLQREAGMHPGTLRSLWTYLYDLLNNMTDEQELNGLVRALRGGYIAPSPANDVVRNPAVVPTGRNIHGLDPFRVPSLAAQDAGERLMTELLERLTCEQGRLPETVALVLWGADNLKSDGEGVAQALALLGARVVLDELGKVSDVALLPLAELKRPRIDTVVTVSGIFRDLLTHQMLLIDKAARLAAAADEPIEFNFVRKHALAQAAELGIGLDEAATRVFANAPGSYGANVNHLVESSTWDDDGQLAEAFLGRKSFAYGAHGQWREARPVLERALATVDATFQNIDSFELGISDIDHYYENLGGITKSVERLRGARPPVLVADAIGTTGRLSSLEQMVRLETRAKLLNPKWFEAMLEHGYQGVHEIEARVGNTYGWSATTGAVEGWVYQGVAETFLLDGELRERMAQLNAHATVAIAGRLLEAHERGFWDADEATLAALQEIYGDLEDRLEGVQAYAVGAP; encoded by the coding sequence ATGCGCTTCATCTTCATCACTATGGATGGCAACCACGCGGCGGCGCTGCGTGCGGCGGCAGTGCAGCTGCAGAATCAGCACGGCATCGCGCTCGATCTGGGCCTGTACGACGCGACCAAGCTGCGCAGCCCGGCCGACTGGGCCAGGCTGGCCGCCGATGCCGCCGGCGCCGACTTCGTGTATGGCGCGATGCTGTTCGGTGAAGAGCACGTGCGCCCACTGCAACAGCTGCTGGCCGGCCTGGCCTGCCCGGTGTGTGTGATCACCAGCAACCCCGCGCTCATCCGCACCACCCGGCTGGGCAAGTTCGACCTGCGCAAGCGGGCCGACGACCAGGCCGCGCGTGAGTCGCCGCTGCTGGCCTGGGCCCGCAAGTTCCGGCCGAAAGGCGGCCATGGCGAGGGCCAGCGCCAGCTGGCGCTGCTGCGCAACCTGGGCAAAGTGCTCAAACACATCCCTGGCAAGTCGCGCGATCTGCATAGCTACATTGCAGTTCATCAGTACTGGATGCACTGCTCGCCCGAGAATCTGCGGCGCATGTTGTGCATGCTGATCGAGCGCTATGTGCCGGGCTATCACGGGCGCCTGCCGATCACCGACCCGATCGAGTACCCCGAGGTGGCGCTGCTGCACCCCGATGCACCGGCGCCGTTTGCCGACCTGGCGAGCTACGAGAAGTGGTGCGCAGAGCGAAGGAGCCACAGCGAGCGGGCGGCACGGCGATCACGCACTGGCGACTCCGCCGCTGCTGGCCTCGCGGTTACAGGCACGGTGGGCCTGCTCTCGCTGCGCACGGTGGCGCTGAGCGGCAACACCGCGCATCTCAACGCGCTGTTTCGTGCGCTTGAGGCGCGCGGCCTCGAGGTGCGCATGGCCTATAGCGCCGGCCTCGATTTCCGCCCGGCGATCGATAGGTTCTTTAAGGCCAAGAACCAGGAGCCAAAAACCAAGAACCTGCTGGCCCAGCGGGGTGCTGGCTTCTCGGCTGCTGGTTCTGCCGATGTGGACGTGCTTCTGAACGGCGCGGGCTTCTCGCTGATCGGCGGCATGGCCGAGAGTCGGCCCGACGAGGCCCGCGCCGCGCTCGAGGCGCTTGATGTCGGCTACCTCGACATGATCCCGCTGGCGTTCCAGCGCGTCGAGGAGTGGCAGCGCGACGACACCGGCCTTACGCCCATCCAGGTGGCCATGAACATCGCCCTGCCTGAGCTTGATGCTGCCGCCGAGCCGCTGGTGTACGGCGGACCATCCGAGGGCCACGACACATTCGTGGCGCTGCACGACCAGATCGATCGCGCGGCCGAGCGGGTTGCGCGGCGGGTGGCGCTGCGGCGCAAGCCCAACGCCGAGAAGCGCATCGCGGTGGTGCTGTTCAACTTCCCGCCCACGCTCGGTAATGTCGGCACCGCTGCCTACCTCGATGTGTTTGCCGGCCTGCACCAGCTCATGCGGCGCCTGAAGGACGAAGGCTACGATGTGGCTGTGCCGGCCAGCATCGATGACCTGCGCAGCCAGATTGTCGATGGCAACACCCAGCTATATGGCACCGACGGTAACGTGGCCGCGCAGCTGCCGCTGGCCGAGTACACCCGGCTGTTCCCGCACTACGCCGAGATCGAGCCGTTCTGGGGCCGCGCGCCCGGCGAGCTGCTGAACGACGGCCAGAGCTTCCACATCCTGGGCGCGCGCTTCGGCAAGCTGTTCGTGGGCATTCAGCCGAGCTTCGGCTACGAGCGCGACCCCATGCGCCTGCTGATGGCCAAAGACGCCGCGCCGCACCACGGCTTCGCCGCGTTCTACACCTGGATCGATCGCGTGTTCGGCGCCGACGCGGTGCTGCACTTCGGCACGCACGGCGCACTCGAGTTTATGCCCGGCAAACAGGTGGGCATGAGCAGCCGCTGCTGGCCGGCGCGCCTGCTCGGCGGGCTGCCGAACTTCTACTACTACAGCGTCAACAACCCGTCCGAGGCCACGATCGCAAAGCGCCGTGGCGCTGCGACCCTGGTGAGCTACATGGTGCCGCCGCTGCAGCAGGCCGGCCTGTACAAGGGCCTGCGCCTGCTGAAAGACAGCATCGACAGCTACCGCCAGCGCCCCAGCGCCGAGCTGCTCGACGACATCCGGCTGCAGGCCGAGAAGCTGGGCCTCCAGCCCGCCAGCAACGGCGGGCCGCTGGCCCCGGCCGCGCAGCCAGCCAGCGCCAGCCCGTGGGCAGGTGATGCGTACATCGCCGCGCTGGGCCACGAGCTGATCCTGCTCGAGCAGCGCATGATCCCGCTGGGCCTGCATGTGCTTGGCCAGACGCCTGGCGCCGCCGAGCTAGCCGATGTGCTGGCGCTGGTGGCCGCGTTCTACCGCCCGGCGCTGGGCGGGGCGGCCACCCCGGCGCCGCTGCCACAGCTGGCCGCACGCGCGCTCGGCTGGGACTACGAGGCCATCCGGGCCGAGCTGAAGACCAGCCCGGCCGCCCAGCAGCGCTGGGAGCGGATCGACACGATCGTCAAAACCAGCATGCGCTTGCTGGTCGAGGCGTATTTGCCGCACGCTGCCAGCGGGCGCGCACCCGATCTGCAGGCGACGATCTACGCCCAAGCCGAGGCCTATTTGCAGCGCGAGGCCGGCATGCATCCCGGCACGCTGCGATCACTGTGGACCTACCTGTACGACCTGCTGAACAACATGACCGACGAGCAGGAGCTGAACGGGCTGGTGCGCGCACTGCGCGGCGGTTATATCGCGCCATCGCCGGCCAACGACGTAGTGCGTAACCCGGCGGTCGTGCCAACCGGCCGCAACATCCACGGGCTCGACCCGTTCCGCGTGCCGAGCCTGGCGGCCCAGGATGCCGGCGAGCGCCTGATGACCGAGCTGCTTGAGCGGCTGACCTGCGAGCAGGGCCGGCTGCCCGAGACGGTGGCGCTGGTGCTGTGGGGCGCCGATAACCTGAAGAGCGACGGCGAGGGTGTGGCCCAGGCGCTGGCGCTGCTGGGCGCGCGGGTGGTGCTCGACGAACTCGGCAAGGTTAGCGATGTGGCGCTGCTGCCGCTGGCCGAGCTGAAGCGCCCGCGCATCGACACGGTTGTGACGGTGAGCGGGATCTTCCGCGACCTGCTGACGCACCAGATGCTGCTGATCGACAAGGCCGCGCGGCTGGCCGCCGCCGCCGACGAGCCGATCGAGTTCAACTTTGTGCGTAAGCACGCGCTGGCCCAGGCGGCCGAGCTGGGCATTGGCCTCGATGAAGCGGCCACGCGCGTGTTCGCGAATGCCCCCGGCAGCTACGGCGCCAACGTCAACCACCTGGTCGAGAGCAGCACCTGGGACGACGACGGCCAGCTGGCCGAGGCGTTCCTCGGCCGCAAGAGCTTTGCCTATGGCGCGCACGGCCAGTGGCGCGAGGCCCGGCCGGTGCTCGAGCGCGCGCTGGCCACGGTCGATGCAACCTTCCAGAATATCGATAGCTTCGAGCTTGGCATTAGCGACATCGACCACTACTACGAGAACCTGGGCGGCATTACCAAGAGCGTCGAGCGGCTGCGCGGCGCGCGCCCGCCCGTGCTGGTGGCCGATGCAATCGGCACCACCGGCCGGCTGAGCTCGCTCGAGCAGATGGTACGACTCGAGACGCGCGCCAAGCTGCTGAACCCCAAGTGGTTCGAGGCCATGCTCGAGCACGGCTACCAGGGCGTTCACGAGATCGAGGCGCGCGTGGGCAATACCTACGGCTGGAGCGCCACCACCGGCGCGGTCGAGGGCTGGGTCTACCAGGGCGTCGCCGAGACGTTCCTGCTCGACGGGGAACTGCGCGAGCGCATGGCCCAGCTGAACGCGCACGCGACGGTGGCAATCGCCGGCCGGCTGCTCGAGGCGCACGAGCGTGGCTTCTGGGACGCCGACGAGGCCACGCTGGCCGCGCTCCAGGAGATCTATGGCGATCTTGAGGATCGGCTCGAGGGTGTGCAGGCATACGCGGTTGGGGCGCCGTAG
- a CDS encoding Coenzyme F420 hydrogenase/dehydrogenase, beta subunit C-terminal domain — translation MDGPTKGFQTITLLSQDARLKGRPKLCSDCGFCDTSLRPLMAQSCVFVENRTAAIELRVHGRARATPDEQLFGVCRRVLAARLREPNPRAQWSGITTRLGALLLERGLVDAVLTTRAVPGTRFAPQPFLARTPQEVIASAGNKPCLAPGLSLLDELRASGLRRLAVIGVGCQVHALRAAQAELGLHELYVIGIPCSDNVAYPDLQNFLSIVSRSPGTVVHFEFMQDFSVHLRHEDGHVEKINFIDIPMIKLGDVFPSACLACFDYANTLADITFGYMGAPFGWQWVMVRNQQGEALLKLIEPLLEFHELLDAGDRRDAVARYLAGLAQPPKRPPALIRKLIAALMRWRGPKGLEFARSVIEMKSLRNLQYVRSRFGRMEPRVVPAHVYAALEPYAAAYEQAFGTSLNDETRRPGDKETSFMAT, via the coding sequence ATGGACGGACCAACCAAAGGCTTCCAGACGATCACGCTGCTGTCGCAGGATGCGCGGCTGAAGGGCCGGCCAAAGCTGTGCAGCGACTGTGGCTTCTGCGACACCAGCCTGCGCCCGCTGATGGCCCAGAGCTGCGTGTTCGTCGAGAACCGCACCGCCGCGATCGAGCTGCGTGTGCATGGCCGCGCGCGTGCCACGCCCGACGAGCAACTGTTCGGCGTGTGCCGGCGCGTGCTGGCCGCGCGGCTGCGCGAGCCGAACCCGCGTGCGCAGTGGAGCGGCATCACCACCCGGCTCGGCGCGCTGCTGCTCGAGCGCGGCCTGGTCGACGCAGTGCTGACCACCCGCGCGGTGCCGGGCACGCGCTTCGCGCCACAACCGTTCCTGGCGCGCACGCCGCAGGAGGTGATCGCCAGTGCCGGCAACAAGCCGTGCCTGGCGCCCGGCCTGAGCCTGCTCGACGAGCTGCGCGCAAGTGGGCTGCGGCGGCTGGCCGTGATCGGTGTGGGCTGCCAGGTTCACGCGCTGCGCGCGGCGCAGGCCGAGCTGGGGCTGCACGAGCTGTATGTGATCGGCATCCCGTGCAGCGACAACGTGGCCTACCCCGATCTGCAGAACTTCCTGTCGATCGTCAGCCGCTCGCCTGGCACCGTGGTGCATTTCGAGTTCATGCAAGATTTCAGCGTCCACCTGCGCCACGAGGATGGCCATGTCGAGAAGATCAATTTCATCGACATCCCGATGATCAAGCTTGGCGACGTGTTTCCTTCCGCGTGCCTGGCCTGCTTCGACTACGCCAACACGCTGGCCGACATTACCTTCGGCTACATGGGCGCGCCGTTTGGCTGGCAGTGGGTGATGGTGCGCAACCAGCAGGGCGAGGCGCTGCTGAAGCTGATCGAGCCGCTGCTCGAATTCCACGAGCTGCTCGATGCCGGCGATCGGCGCGACGCGGTGGCGCGCTACCTGGCCGGGCTGGCGCAGCCGCCGAAACGGCCACCCGCGCTCATCCGCAAGCTGATCGCCGCGCTGATGCGCTGGCGCGGGCCGAAGGGCCTCGAGTTCGCGCGCAGTGTGATCGAGATGAAATCGCTGCGCAATTTGCAGTATGTGCGGTCGCGCTTCGGCCGCATGGAGCCGCGCGTAGTGCCGGCGCACGTCTATGCCGCGCTGGAGCCATACGCCGCGGCGTATGAGCAGGCGTTTGGTACGAGCCTGAATGATGAGACAAGGAGACCAGGGGATAAGGAGACCAGCTTCATGGCGACCTGA
- the acsF gene encoding magnesium-protoporphyrin IX monomethyl ester (oxidative) cyclase, whose translation MFWFNPTMMQMPGEFTPTTQHAMQEAILTPRFYTTDYKAVDKLHVDHMRDEFEWIRGEFERDYNKGHFVRTDEFLAGFDSMPARAQFVEFLERSCTAEFSGCILYAEMVKHLKDPTMRRIFQLMSRDEGRHAGFLNKTMADLRVEMNLNVLHTRKKYTYFKPKFIFYSVYLSEKIGYARYIEIYRHLQNNPQGLIHPIFKWFEKWCNDEYRHGEFFSLLMRSQPELLAGVNRRWIRFFLLAVYATMYLNDARRADFYSALGLNWREYDQRVIRLTNSISTQVYPVTLPVDHPQFFKNLDACVRYDDQSRRLDARGDAISTLRAARFKSAIALRLLATFRLPPQPTTEASRWKGLSGFPNYPGPGSRERAVGTA comes from the coding sequence ATGTTCTGGTTCAACCCCACCATGATGCAGATGCCGGGCGAGTTTACGCCCACCACCCAGCACGCAATGCAAGAAGCCATCCTGACGCCGCGTTTCTACACCACCGACTATAAAGCCGTCGACAAGCTGCATGTTGATCATATGCGCGACGAGTTCGAGTGGATCAGGGGTGAGTTCGAGCGCGACTACAACAAAGGCCATTTCGTGCGCACCGACGAGTTCCTGGCCGGCTTCGACAGCATGCCCGCGCGCGCGCAGTTCGTCGAGTTCCTCGAGCGCAGCTGCACGGCCGAGTTCAGCGGCTGCATCCTGTACGCCGAGATGGTCAAACACCTGAAAGACCCGACCATGCGCCGGATCTTCCAGCTGATGAGCCGCGACGAAGGCCGCCACGCCGGGTTCCTGAACAAGACCATGGCCGATCTGCGGGTGGAGATGAACCTGAACGTGCTGCACACGCGCAAGAAGTACACCTACTTCAAGCCCAAGTTCATCTTCTACAGCGTCTACCTCTCCGAGAAGATCGGCTACGCGCGCTATATCGAGATCTACCGCCACCTGCAAAACAACCCGCAGGGCCTGATCCACCCGATCTTCAAGTGGTTCGAGAAGTGGTGCAACGACGAGTATCGCCACGGCGAATTCTTCTCGCTGCTGATGCGCAGCCAGCCCGAGCTGCTGGCGGGTGTGAACCGGCGCTGGATTCGCTTCTTCCTGCTGGCGGTGTACGCCACTATGTACCTGAACGACGCGCGCCGCGCCGACTTCTATAGCGCGCTGGGCCTGAACTGGCGCGAGTACGACCAGCGCGTCATCCGCCTGACCAACAGCATCAGCACGCAGGTCTACCCGGTGACACTGCCGGTTGATCACCCGCAGTTCTTCAAGAACCTCGACGCCTGCGTGCGCTACGACGATCAGAGTCGCCGGCTCGACGCGCGCGGCGACGCGATCTCGACGCTGCGCGCGGCCCGGTTTAAATCGGCGATTGCGCTGCGCCTGCTGGCAACCTTCCGCCTGCCGCCGCAGCCGACGACTGAGGCAAGCCGTTGGAAAGGCTTGTCGGGCTTCCCGAACTACCCTGGGCCGGGATCGCGCGAACGTGCCGTGGGAACCGCCTGA
- a CDS encoding ferredoxin:protochlorophyllide reductase (ATP-dependent) subunit B, whose product MRLALWMYEGTAHHGVGRIANSMQKVHAVFHAPQGDDYVNPIFTMLERTPAFPQMTTSVVSGRDLAQGTIRLPETLRQVEAKLHPELIVVCASCSTILLQEDLQTVADSARTQAEVLVYDANPYRMAEVLAADGLFSLLVRRYARPQPLTPRPSVNIIGPASLGFHVRTDVICLRRMLQTLGVQLNVVAPLGAGLGDLARLPAAWLNIAPYRELGHSAAGFLEEQFGTPALYDAPIGVQPTLAWLRRLVEQLNEVGARVDGPAVHMPPLTAFSLDGMSAPSGVPWFARTADMESFSSKRAFVFGDATHTVGMVKFLHDELGLEIAGAGTYLAHEAGWVRAQLAGYLPEAVGSGQAGGSQPDQTRQPAADSLLVTEKFQVVAAQIERLAPELVCGTQMERHSCRKLDIPCMVIAPPTHIENHLLGYRPMLGFDGADVIADEVYTTATLGMEKHLIDLFGDAGLEYEEASNLAQATGDTRHETADAPIEPTSLALPGLVSPAWAPEAQAMLKKVPFFVRGRVQKNVERYAAEQGQLLITAEVLQSAKEALGG is encoded by the coding sequence ATGCGATTGGCTTTGTGGATGTACGAGGGCACGGCGCACCACGGGGTCGGGCGGATCGCCAACAGCATGCAGAAGGTTCACGCGGTGTTTCACGCGCCGCAGGGCGACGACTACGTCAACCCGATCTTCACCATGCTCGAGCGCACGCCGGCCTTCCCGCAGATGACCACCAGCGTGGTGAGCGGGCGCGACCTGGCGCAGGGCACGATCCGCCTGCCCGAGACGCTACGCCAGGTCGAGGCCAAGCTGCACCCCGAGCTGATCGTGGTGTGTGCCAGCTGTAGCACCATCCTGCTGCAGGAAGACCTGCAGACGGTGGCCGACAGCGCGCGCACCCAGGCCGAGGTGCTGGTGTACGACGCCAACCCCTACCGCATGGCCGAGGTGCTGGCGGCTGATGGGCTGTTCTCGCTGCTGGTGCGGCGCTACGCCCGCCCGCAGCCGCTCACGCCCCGGCCGAGCGTCAATATCATCGGCCCGGCCTCGCTGGGCTTCCACGTGCGCACCGACGTGATCTGCCTGCGGCGCATGCTGCAGACGCTGGGCGTGCAGCTCAACGTGGTGGCGCCGCTGGGCGCCGGCCTGGGCGACCTGGCGCGGCTGCCGGCGGCCTGGCTGAATATCGCGCCCTACCGCGAGCTGGGCCATAGTGCGGCAGGCTTCCTGGAAGAGCAGTTCGGCACGCCGGCGCTATACGACGCGCCGATCGGCGTGCAGCCGACGCTGGCCTGGCTGCGCCGGCTGGTCGAGCAACTGAACGAGGTGGGCGCGCGCGTCGATGGCCCGGCTGTGCATATGCCGCCGCTGACGGCGTTCTCGCTCGATGGGATGAGCGCGCCGAGCGGCGTGCCGTGGTTTGCGCGCACCGCCGACATGGAGAGCTTCAGCAGTAAGCGCGCGTTTGTGTTTGGCGACGCGACGCATACGGTCGGGATGGTCAAGTTCCTGCACGACGAGCTAGGGCTCGAGATCGCCGGCGCAGGCACCTACCTGGCGCACGAGGCCGGCTGGGTGCGCGCGCAGCTGGCGGGCTACTTGCCCGAGGCAGTCGGCAGCGGCCAGGCCGGCGGTAGCCAGCCGGATCAGACGCGACAGCCGGCTGCCGACAGCCTGCTGGTGACTGAGAAATTTCAGGTGGTGGCCGCGCAGATTGAGCGGCTGGCGCCCGAGCTGGTGTGTGGCACGCAGATGGAGCGCCACAGCTGCCGCAAGCTCGACATCCCGTGCATGGTGATCGCCCCACCAACCCATATCGAGAACCACCTGCTGGGCTATCGCCCAATGCTGGGCTTCGATGGCGCCGACGTGATCGCCGACGAGGTGTATACCACCGCGACGCTGGGCATGGAGAAGCACCTGATCGACCTGTTCGGCGACGCGGGCCTGGAATATGAAGAGGCTAGCAATCTTGCCCAAGCGACAGGAGACACACGACACGAGACAGCAGATGCTCCTATTGAACCGACGAGTCTCGCGCTCCCCGGTCTCGTGTCTCCCGCCTGGGCGCCCGAGGCCCAGGCCATGCTGAAGAAAGTGCCGTTCTTCGTGCGCGGGCGGGTGCAGAAGAATGTCGAGCGCTACGCGGCCGAGCAGGGCCAGCTGCTGATCACCGCTGAGGTGCTGCAGAGCGCGAAAGAAGCGCTGGGAGGCTAG